The Marinobacter bohaiensis genome segment CTGTCGGTGAAACCCACCGGCAGACTCAGGGCCGGCAGGCCGGACAGTACCGCCAGGCCGGACCAGACGGTCACGTCCATATAGGGCTGCGGGCGGCCGTTGATGATGAGGTGGCGATCCAGCGCGGAGGTGTCCTGATCGTGCGGGAAGGGTTGCGTATTGGTGACCGGGCAGACCAGCACGTCGTAGCGCTCGAAGAAGCGTCGCCAGCGACGTTGCAGCTGCGCCCGTTGCTCGTCCAGGTTCATCCAGTCGGCGTGGGACAGGGTGGCGCCCCGTGCGAAGCGGGTGCGGTAGTCGGCGGGATCGCCGCTGCCGGCCTGTTCCTTCAGTTTTTCCCGCATCGCCTCGTCAAACCCGCCGCCCATGGTGGCGGCCAGCAGCGTGTAATAAAGGTCGTGGTTGTCTTTCAGGGACACCTGCTCCGGCCGCGCCTGTTCATCGACCTGGGCGCCCTCGGCGCGCAGCAGGTCGATCACCGACTGCAAACCAGCCCGCACCTCGGTATCCACCGGGCAGTACAAGTCATCCGGCCAGGCCGCGACAGTCAGGTCGGTCACCTTGTCGCAGTGGGCTTCCGGGAGGTGGACCTGCCAGCCCGGCGCCTCCATATCGTCCGCGCCCACCAGCAGCGACAGCATCCGGTCGAGATCCTCCAGGTGACGCCCCATGGGCCCGGCCACGCCCAGGTCCCGTTTGCGGCACTGGCCCGGCGCTGCCGGTACGTGGCCGCGGGTGGGAATCACGCCGTAGGTGGTCTTGAGCCCGTAAACGCCGCAGAACGCCGACGGTGTGCGAATCGAGCCGCCGATGTCGCTGCCCAGTTCCAGGGGGGTGAGTCCGGCCGCCAGCGCCGCTGCGGCGCCGCCCGACGAGCCACCCGGGGTG includes the following:
- a CDS encoding amidase; this translates as MHYHQMSSFALADGIRRQDFSAVEVLDHFLQRIERHNPDLNAIVVLRADDARRQAEAADAAAQRGEDWGLLHGVPMTIKETFEIKGWPTTAGHGKLRDHVSPRTAPAVQRLLDAGAIVLGKTNVPELAGDLQTFNSLYGTTHNPWDAARTPGGSSGGAAAALAAGLTPLELGSDIGGSIRTPSAFCGVYGLKTTYGVIPTRGHVPAAPGQCRKRDLGVAGPMGRHLEDLDRMLSLLVGADDMEAPGWQVHLPEAHCDKVTDLTVAAWPDDLYCPVDTEVRAGLQSVIDLLRAEGAQVDEQARPEQVSLKDNHDLYYTLLAATMGGGFDEAMREKLKEQAGSGDPADYRTRFARGATLSHADWMNLDEQRAQLQRRWRRFFERYDVLVCPVTNTQPFPHDQDTSALDRHLIINGRPQPYMDVTVWSGLAVLSGLPALSLPVGFTDSGLPLAVQLIGPAFGDRNLLRIGHLLARHLHPDGLPMARE